Proteins from a genomic interval of Quercus robur chromosome 9, dhQueRobu3.1, whole genome shotgun sequence:
- the LOC126698249 gene encoding probable (S)-N-methylcoclaurine 3'-hydroxylase isozyme 2, producing the protein MDLKVFFSLLLLIPFFYLYLKHIFSKSPPLPPGPFAWPIVGNFFQMGRQLHYILANLARIHGPLMSLRFGKQITIIASSPDAAREVLKTHDRDLSGRYITNALPLINPKLNFAFGFSPECNDYWRGLRVICKTDLFSAKVLESQNHIREKKVSELVGFLGSKEGEVVNLGETVFVTFTNFLSNAIFSVDFLNSVGKGIGKEFRKLIVEIVELGMIPDLSDFYPILSGMDFQGIQKKRDEIVKNFITIWDDIIKERRKQESSIFGQRDFLDALIKEGFTNDQISQLILDLLLAGTDSSSMVTEWAMAELMRNQDVLHKLRDELKREIGTEMVKESHLAHLPYLEACVKETLRLYPPGPLLIPHRALQTCQVMGYTIPKDSKILVNMWAIGRDPSIFNDPLRFKPERFLDSTLDFKGTNFAYTPFGAGRRVCPGQPLATKQVPLILASLVHSFDWFLPGGMKSTELDMNDHFAITLKKKQPLQLIPIGRK; encoded by the exons ATGGATCTAAAGGTCTTCTTCAGTCTCCTCCTTCTAATTCCCTTCTTCTATCTTTACTTAAAACACATATTCTCTAAAAGTCCACCACTCCCACCAGGTCCATTTGCATGGCCTATTGTAGGGAACTTTTTCCAAATGGGAAGGCAGCTCCATTACATACTAGCCAACTTAGCTAGAATCCATGGCCCCCTCATGTCTCTACGTTTTGGAAAACAAATTACTATCATTGCATCATCGCCAGATGCAGCAAGAGAAGTTCTTAAGACCCATGACCGAGATTTGTCAGGCCGATACATCACAAACGCTCTTCCACTCATAAACCCAAAACTCAACTTTGCATTTGGATTTTCCCCTGAATGCAACGATTATTGGAGGGGCCTAAGGGTTATATGTAAAACAGACCTTTTTTCAGCCAAAGTATTGGAATCTCAAAACCACATAAGAGAGAAGAAGGTGAGTGAGTTGGTAGGTTtcttgggttctaaggagggtGAGGTAGTGAATCTAGGAGAGACAGTCTTTGTtacttttactaattttttgaGTAATGCAATATTTTCAGTAGACTTTTTGAACTCTGTGGGTAAGGGTATCGGTAAAGAGTTTAGGAAGCTTATTGTTGAAATAGTAGAGTTAGGAATGATTCCAGATTTATCAGATTTTTATCCAATATTAAGTGGAATGGATTTTCAAGGTATACAGAAGAAACGTGATGAAatagttaaaaattttattaccaTTTGGGATGATATTATCAAAGAAAGACGGAAACAAGAGAGTTCTATTTTTGGTCAGAGAGATTTCTTGGATGCTTTGATTAAAGAAGGGTTTACAAATGATCAGATCAGCCAATTGATTTTg GATCTACTTCTTGCTGGCACTGATTCCAGTAGTATGGTAACTGAATGGGCAATGGCAGAATTGATGAGAAACCAAGATGTCTTGCACAAACTACGTGACGAACTTAAACGTGAAATTGGAACAGAAATGGTGAAAGAATCCCATTTAGCCCATCTTCCTTACCTAGAAGCTTGTGTCAAAGAGACACTAAGATTATACCCTCCAGGACCATTACTCATTCCTCATCGTGCCTTACAAACATGTCAAGTAATGGGCTATACAATTCCTAAAGATTCCAAAATTCTGGTTAACATGTGGGCAATAGGTCGAGATCCTTCAATTTTTAATGATCCATTGAGGTTCAAACCTGAGAGGTTTCTTGACTCAACTTTGGATTTTAAGGGAACCAATTTTGCCTATACGCCTTTTGGAGCTGGAAGGAGAGTTTGTCCTGGACAACCTTTGGCTACTAAGCAGGTTCCACTTATTTTGGCATCATTAGTCCACTCATTTGACTGGTTTCTTCCAGGTGGTATGAAATCAACTGAACTAGACATGAATGATCATTTCGCCATAACACTGAAAAAGAAGCAACCCCTACAACTTATTCCTATAGGAAGAAAATAG
- the LOC126698248 gene encoding probable (S)-N-methylcoclaurine 3'-hydroxylase isozyme 2 isoform X1, with protein sequence MDPKVFFSLLLLIPFFYLYFKRIFSKNPPLPPGPFAWPIVGNFFQMGRQLHYILANLARIHGPLMSLRFGKQITIIASSPDAAREVLKTHDRDLSGRYIANAVPLINPKLNFAFGASPECNDYWRGLRVICKSDLFSAKVLESQNHIREKKVSELVVFLGSKEGEVVNLGETVYVTFSNILSNAIFSVDFFDFVGKGIGKDLRKLIVEIVELGMIPDLSDFYPILTRLDFQGIQKKRDKIVKNFITIWDDIIKERRKQESSILDQRDFLDALIKEGFTNDQISQLILDLLIAGTDSSSMVTEWAMAELMRNQDVLHKLRDELKREIGKEMVKESHLAHLPYLEACVKETLRLYPPGPLLLPRRALQTCQVMGYTIPKDSKILVNMWAIGRDPSIFNDPLRFKPERFLDSSLDFKGTNFAYTPFGAGRRVCPGQPLATKQVPLILASLVHSFDWFLSGGMKSTELDMNDHFAITLKKKQPLQLIPKGRK encoded by the exons ATGGATCCAAAGGTCTTCTTCAGTCTCCTCCTTCTAATACCCTTCTTCTATCTTTACTTCAAACGCATATTCTCTAAAAATCCACCACTCCCGCCAGGTCCATTTGCATGGCCTATTGTAGGGAACTTTTTCCAAATGGGGAGGCAGCTCCATTACATACTAGCCAACTTAGCTAGAATCCATGGCCCTCTCATGTCTCTACGTTTTGGAAAACAAATTACTATCATTGCATCATCGCCAGATGCAGCAAGAGAAGTTCTTAAGACCCATGACCGAGATTTGTCAGGCCGGTACATCGCAAACGCTGTTCCACTCATAAACCCAAAACTCAACTTTGCATTTGGAGCTTCCCCTGAGTGCAACGATTATTGGAGGGGCCTAAGGGTTATTTGTAAATCTGACCTTTTTTCAGCCAAAGTATTGGAATCTCAAAACCACATAAGAGAGAAGAAGGTGAGTGAGTTGGTAGTTTtcttgggttctaaggagggtGAGGTGGTGAATCTAGGAGAGACCGTCTATGTTACTTTTAGTAATATTTTGAGTAATGCAATATTTTCAGTAGATTTTTTTGACTTTGTGGGTAAGGGTATTGGTAAAGATTTGAGGAAGCTTATTGTTGAAATAGTAGAGTTAGGAATGATTCCAGATTTATCAGATTTTTATCCAATATTAACTAGATTAGATTTTCAAGGTATACAGAAGAAACGTGataaaatagttaaaaattttattactatttgGGATGATATTATCAAAGAAAGACGGAAACAAGAGAGTTCTATTTTAGATCAAAGAGATTTCTTGGATGCTTTGATTAAAGAAGGGTTTACAAATGATCAAATCAGCCaattgattttg GATCTACTTATTGCTGGCACTGATTCCAGTAGTATGGTAACTGAATGGGCAATGGCAGAATTGATGAGAAACCAAGATGTCTTGCACAAACTACGTGACGAACTTAAACGTgaaattggaaaagaaatggTGAAAGAATCCCATTTAGCCCATCTTCCTTACCTAGAAGCTTGTGTCAAAGAGACACTGAGATTATACCCTCCAGGACCATTACTCCTTCCTCGTCGTGCCTTACAAACATGTCAAGTAATGGGCTATACAATTCCTAAAGACTCCAAAATTCTGGTTAACATGTGGGCAATAGGCCGAGATCCTTCAATTTTTAATGATCCATTGAGGTTCAAACCTGAGAGGTTTCTTGACTCATCTTTGGATTTTAAGGGAACCAATTTTGCCTATACGCCCTTTGGAGCTGGAAGGAGAGTTTGTCCTGGACAACCTTTGGCTACTAAGCAAGTTCCACTTATTTTGGCATCATTAGTCCACTCATTTGACTGGTTTCTTTCAGGTGGTATGAAATCAACTGAACTAGACATGAATGATCATTTCGCCATAACACTGAAAAAGAAGCAACCCCTACAACTTATTCCTAAAGGAAGAAAATAG
- the LOC126700773 gene encoding uncharacterized protein LOC126700773: MSMREGETLKTYSDRYWEMFNEIEEEHDDVAISTFKAGLPADHDLRKSLTGKPVTSVHQLMDRIDKYRRVEEDQLQGKGKAKVVNVVFREPMQQVLEKIKNEPFFKWLNKIAGEPKRRNPNLYCHYHQDHGHTTEDCRNLWDHLEQLVREGKLKQLLHHFSGRVSQAGSKMRGDASSRLPLSTINVIFVAPGRTGSCPSKVLSVFRPPAEDHCQASKRARVDVLLILGFSDEDKVGTIQPHDDALVVQLRIGGYDVKRVMIDQGSVVGIMYSDLYKELGLKPKNLTAYSSPLVSFEGRMVAPKGQIRLPVQAGMDVVEVDFIVVDVFSPYMTIMGRPWLHTLRTVSSTLHQKVKYPSGGQVLEIVGSQVATR; this comes from the exons atgtccatgcgagaaggcgAGACTCTTAAAACGTATTCAGATAgatactgggaaatgtttaatgagATAGAGGAAGAGCACGATGATGTGGCCATAAGTACTTTCAAAGCTGGCCTTCCAGCCGATcatgatttaaggaaatctctaaCTGGTAAACCTGTTACCAGTGTACACCAattgatggataggattgatAAGTACAGAAGAGTAGAAGAGGACCAACTtcagggaaaaggaaaggccaag GTGGTTAATGTAGTGTTTAGGGAGCCGATGCAGCAGGtattggagaagataaagaatgagCCATTTTTTAAATGGTTAAACAAGATAGCAGGAGAGCCTAAAAGGCGCAACCCGAACCTTTATTGtcactatcatcaggatcatggaCACACGACGGAAGattgcaggaatttatgggaccatttGGAGCAGTTGGTCCGAGAGGGGAAATTgaagcaactcttgcatcattTCAGTGGTAGGGTAAGCCAGGCAGGCTCAAAAATGCGTGGGGACGCTTCTTCAAGACTCCCCCTTAGTACGATAAACGTTATTTTTGTTGCCCCAGGGAGGACTGGATCTTGTCCTTCCAAGGTACTGTCGGTGTTTCGACCTCCAGCCGAGGATCATTGCCAAGCGTCGAAGAGAGCCAGGGTGGACGTCCTCCTGATTCTGGGCTTTTCGGATGAGGACaaggttggaaccatacagccccatgatgatgctctggTGGTACAACTGAGAATTGGTGGGTACGATGTaaaaagggtgatgattgatcaaggtagTGTTGTTGGTATAATGTACTCAGATTTGTATAAGGAGCTAGGTCTGAAGCCAAAGAACTTAACAGCCTACAGTTCCCCTCTGgtgagttttgagggaaggaTGGTTGCTCCAAAAGGACAAATCAGACTACCTGTGCAAGCCGGTatggatgtggtggaggtggacttcattgttgTAGACGTTTTCTCTCCATACATGACTATTAtgggcagaccttggcttcataccctGAGAACAGTCTCATCTACTCTACATCAGAAAGTGAAGTACCCATCGGGAGGCCAAGTATTGGAGATAGTAGGAAGTCAGGTTGCAACTCGGTAG
- the LOC126698248 gene encoding probable (S)-N-methylcoclaurine 3'-hydroxylase isozyme 2 isoform X2 has protein sequence MDPKVFFSLLLLIPFFYLYFKRIFSKNPPLPPGPFAWPIVGNFFQMGRQLHYILANLARIHGPLMSLRFGKQITIIASSPDAAREVLKTHDRDLSGRYIANAVPLINPKLNFAFGASPECNDYWRGLRVICKSDLFSAKVLESQNHIREKKDLLIAGTDSSSMVTEWAMAELMRNQDVLHKLRDELKREIGKEMVKESHLAHLPYLEACVKETLRLYPPGPLLLPRRALQTCQVMGYTIPKDSKILVNMWAIGRDPSIFNDPLRFKPERFLDSSLDFKGTNFAYTPFGAGRRVCPGQPLATKQVPLILASLVHSFDWFLSGGMKSTELDMNDHFAITLKKKQPLQLIPKGRK, from the exons ATGGATCCAAAGGTCTTCTTCAGTCTCCTCCTTCTAATACCCTTCTTCTATCTTTACTTCAAACGCATATTCTCTAAAAATCCACCACTCCCGCCAGGTCCATTTGCATGGCCTATTGTAGGGAACTTTTTCCAAATGGGGAGGCAGCTCCATTACATACTAGCCAACTTAGCTAGAATCCATGGCCCTCTCATGTCTCTACGTTTTGGAAAACAAATTACTATCATTGCATCATCGCCAGATGCAGCAAGAGAAGTTCTTAAGACCCATGACCGAGATTTGTCAGGCCGGTACATCGCAAACGCTGTTCCACTCATAAACCCAAAACTCAACTTTGCATTTGGAGCTTCCCCTGAGTGCAACGATTATTGGAGGGGCCTAAGGGTTATTTGTAAATCTGACCTTTTTTCAGCCAAAGTATTGGAATCTCAAAACCACATAAGAGAGAAGAAG GATCTACTTATTGCTGGCACTGATTCCAGTAGTATGGTAACTGAATGGGCAATGGCAGAATTGATGAGAAACCAAGATGTCTTGCACAAACTACGTGACGAACTTAAACGTgaaattggaaaagaaatggTGAAAGAATCCCATTTAGCCCATCTTCCTTACCTAGAAGCTTGTGTCAAAGAGACACTGAGATTATACCCTCCAGGACCATTACTCCTTCCTCGTCGTGCCTTACAAACATGTCAAGTAATGGGCTATACAATTCCTAAAGACTCCAAAATTCTGGTTAACATGTGGGCAATAGGCCGAGATCCTTCAATTTTTAATGATCCATTGAGGTTCAAACCTGAGAGGTTTCTTGACTCATCTTTGGATTTTAAGGGAACCAATTTTGCCTATACGCCCTTTGGAGCTGGAAGGAGAGTTTGTCCTGGACAACCTTTGGCTACTAAGCAAGTTCCACTTATTTTGGCATCATTAGTCCACTCATTTGACTGGTTTCTTTCAGGTGGTATGAAATCAACTGAACTAGACATGAATGATCATTTCGCCATAACACTGAAAAAGAAGCAACCCCTACAACTTATTCCTAAAGGAAGAAAATAG